Proteins from one Impatiens glandulifera chromosome 2, dImpGla2.1, whole genome shotgun sequence genomic window:
- the LOC124924290 gene encoding probable polygalacturonase At3g15720, translating into MGDIRYILGVEATRTFTRLFPSQVNYISTILKRVNMMDTKSLHILVITRFSLSKHDEELLSDPLIYRSIVGALQYLTLSFHELAFAVNQGYEFRVTLNRPPILWCNNISVAFLIAKHVFHAHILTKGLSSKFFAFFHDKLIVCVTLFGLREDVKQQNSSSEWLNTILTFSCSLLLILDLTLAVTFDVTEFGANGNGNVDDSQAFLQAWDKTCASSSNATMVVPEGNTYLLIPLQFNGPCKGPSVQVQIDGTLVAPKTIGEWTGCVGNTWIGFSDVDGLQVYGNGTLDGQGSLWWKKSGSEDDDHIINNHNRKKKKRNMCSRPMGLKFSSCKNLELSGLTHINPPKRHINLHSCNQVTISCLTITAPKDSPNTDGISISSSTNVNITNSTIGTGDDCIAICSGSSNIFVEGVQCGPGHGISVGSLGEGGSQNTVEDVHILNCNFTGTQNGARIKTWQGGKGYARNITFEHIQLNDVKNSIIIDQNYCNGKHDCTAKSGAVEVSNVKYINVQGTSTIDRAILLDCSNEVPCNNIVFDNVNITSSSMGVNVYATCKNANVSVPSVVYPVVSCSIGDI; encoded by the exons ATGGGTGACATTCGTTATATTCTTGGAGTTGAAGCTACTCGAACTTTTACCCGTTTGTTTCCTAGTCAAGTTAACTATATTTCCACAATCCTCAAGAGAGTTAATATGATGGATACAAAGTCACTTCACATTCTTGTTATCACTAGGTTTTCTCTTTCCAAACATGATGAAGAACTCTTGAGTGACCCACTTATCTACCGAAGTATTGTTGGCGCTCTTCAATATCTTACTCTTTCATTTCATGAGCTCGCCTTTGCAGTTAATCAAGGAT ATGAGTTTCGCGTCACTCTGAATCGTCCTCCTATTCTATGGTGCAATAACATTAGTGTTGCATTTCTCATTGCCAAACATGTCTTTCATGCTC ATATCCTTACTAAAGGTCTTTCATCCAAATTCTTTGCATTTTTTCATGACAAGCTCATAGTTTGTGTCACCTTGTTTGGCTTGCGGGAGGATGTTAAACAACAAAACTCATCATCG GAGTggttaaatacaattttaacattttcatgttctctattattaattttagacCTTACTTTAGCAGTTACATTTGATGTAACAGAATTTGGTGCCAATGGAAATGGAAATGTAGATGATTCTCAG GCTTTCTTACAAGCATGGGATAAAACATGTGCAAGTAGCAGCAATGCTACGATGGTGGTTCCTGAAGGAAATACATACTTGTTGATACCTCTTCAATTCAATGGTCCCTGTAAAGGACCATCTGTTCAAGTTCAG ATTGATGGAACCCTGGTGGCACCCAAAACCATAGGTGAATGGACAGGTTGTGTGGGCAACACATGGATAGGATTCTCAGATGTTGATGGTCTTCAAGTTTATGGAAACGGGACACTTGATGGGCAAGGTTCACTATGGTGGAAAAAATCCGGTAGTGAGGATGATGACCATATAATTAACAATCACAATcggaaaaaaaaa AAACGAAATATGTGCTCACGACCGATG GGATTAAAGTTTTCAAGCTGCAAAAACCTTGAATTAAGTGGTTTGACTCATATCAACCCTCCAAAGAGACATATAAACTTACATTCATGCAACCAGGTTACCATTTCTTGCCTTACAATAACCGCACCCAAAGACAGCCCTAATACGGATGGAATCAGCATCTCTTCCTCAACTAACGTTAATATCACCAACTCTACTATTGGCACAG GGGATGATTGTATTGCAATTTGTTCCGGTAGTTCAAACATTTTTGTTGAAGGAGTTCAATGCGGACCTGGGCATGGCATAAG TGTGGGTAGCCTCGGTGAAGGGGGGTCTCAAAATACTGTGGAAGATGTTCATATACTAAATTGCAATTTCACTGGAACACAAAATGGGGCAAGGATAAAGACATGGCAg GGTGGAAAAGGATATGCAAGAAATATTACATTTGAGCACATCCAGTTGAATGATGTTAAGAACTCTATTATTATTGATCAAAACTATTGCAATGGAAAACACGACTGTACCGCAAAA TCGGGCGCGGTGGAAGTGAGCAAtgtgaaatatataaatgtgCAAGGAACGTCTACAATTGATCGAGCAATACTCCTAGATTGCAGCAATGAAGTTCCATgcaataatattgtttttgacAATGTAAACATAACTTCAAGCTCTATGGGTGTCAATGTTTATGCGACTTGCAAGAACGCGAACGTGTCTGTCCCTTCCGTAGTGTATCCAGTTGTATCATGCAGTATTGGTGACATTTAA
- the LOC124924291 gene encoding uncharacterized protein LOC124924291, producing MIIKKSIPEIFRGTISDDITKAEEFLIEIEKRFTKSDKAEMSTFLKSLITMRYLGKGNIREYILNMSNVASKLRTLKLDLLEDMLVLLVLLKLPAQYDQFKVSYNCQKEKWTLNELISHYVEEK from the coding sequence ATGATCATAAAGAAAAGCATTCCAGAAATATTTCGGGGTACGATATCTGATGATATCACTAAGGCTGAAGAATTTCTCATCGAGATAGAAAAACGCTTTACTAAAAGCGATAAGGCGGAAATGAGTACTTTTCTTAAGTCACTCATTACCATGAGGTATCTGGGGAAGGGGAATATAAGGGAGTACATCCTTAATATGTCCAATGTCGCTTCAAAACTGAGAACACTCAAGTTAGACCTTTTAGAGGACATGTTAGTCCTATTGGTCCTGCTCAAACTTCCTGCTCAATACGATCAGTTCAAAGTTAGTTATAACTGTCAAAAGGAGAAATGGACTCTTAATGAACTCATTTCTCACTATGTTGAAGAGAAATAA
- the LOC124924292 gene encoding probable polygalacturonase At3g15720 codes for MDRPMPKIRFIPKNYLLKRKYECIVHLHDGDRSQSDHVWSKKEREVAKIKEEVDKGKIIQPCVEEKKHEVLEWLNTILTFSCSLLLLLDHTLAVTFDVIQFGAKGNGNVDDSWAFLKAWAEACASRSSATMVVPGGKTYLLSPLQFKGPCIGSTIQVQIDGTLVAPKKLSDWKGCVENTWIGFSHVNGLQVYGNGKLDGQGSPWWINVVSDDSDYINNNWNQQNANMCSRPMGLMFSSCENLALRGLTHVNPPGRHISIHLCNQVSISGLTISAPENSPNTDGIDISYSSNVKIINSIIGTGDDCVAISTGTSNILVEGVQCGPGHGISVGSLGQGGSQDTVENVHILNCNFTRTSNGARIKTWQGGKGYARNITFERIQLNDVKNSIIIDQNYCNGKHNCPKKAGAVQVSNVKYINVQGRSAINEAILLDCSDQFPCNNIVFDNVNIMSSSMGNTFAVCKNARVSIPSKVYPIVSCTRGL; via the exons ATGGACCGACCCATGCCAAAGATCCGATTTATTCCCAAGAACTATTTGCTAAAAAGGAAATATGAATGCATTGTTCACCTTCACGATGGTGACAGATCTCAATCCGATCATGTGTggtcaaagaaagaaagagaagttgctaaaataaaagaagaagttgataaAGGAAAAATAATCCAACCGTGTGTTGAAGAGAAGAAGCATGAAGTcttg GAGTggttaaatacaattttaacattttcatGTTCTCTATTATTACTTTTAGACCATACTTTAGCAGTTAcatttgatgtaatacaatttGGTGCTAAGGGAAATGGGAATGTAGACGATTCTTGG GCTTTCTTAAAAGCTTGGGCTGAAGCATGTGCAAGTAGAAGCAGTGCCACCATGGTGGTGCCTGGAGGAAAGACATACTTGTTGAGTCCTCTTCAATTCAAAGGTCCTTGTATAGGATCAACTATACAAGTTCAG ATCGATGGAACCCTGGTGGCACCCAAGAAATTAAGTGATTGGAAAGGTTGTGTGGAAAACACATGGATAGGGTTCTCACATGTTAACGGTCTTCAAGTTTATGGAAACGGGAAACTTGATGGGCAAGGTTCACCATGGTGGATAAATGTCGTTAGTGACGATAGCGACTATATCAATAACAATTGGAACCAACAA AATGCAAACATGTGCTCAAGACCAATG GGATTAATGTTTTCAAGCTGCGAAAACCTTGCATTAAGAGGGTTGACTCATGTGAACCCTCCAGGTAGACATATATCCATACATTTATGCAACCAGGTTTCCATTTCCGGCCTTACAATCTCCGCACCCGAAAACAGTCCTAATACAGATGGAATCGACATCTCTTACTCATCTAACGTTAAAATCATAAACTCAATTATTGGCACAG GAGATGATTGTGTTGCAATTAGTACTGGTACTTCAAACATTTTGGTTGAAGGAGTTCAATGCGGACCTGGGCACGGCATAAG TGTGGGCAGCCTTGGTCAAGGCGGATCTCAGGATACTGTGGAAAATGTTCACATATTAAACTGCAATTTCACAAGAACATCTAATGGGGCAAGGATAAAGACATGGCAG GGTGGAAAGGGATATGCAAGAAATATTACATTTGAACGCATTCAATTGAATGATGTTAAGAACTCAATTATTATTGATCAAAATTATTGCAATGGCAAACACAACTGTCCAAAAAAA GCGGGCGCAGTACAAGTGAGCAATGTGAAGTATATAAATGTGCAAGGAAGATCTGCAATTAATGAAGCAATTCTCCTAGATTGCAGCGATCAATTTCCATGTAACAATATCGTTTTTGACAATGTAAACATAATGTCAAGCTCTATGGGTAACACTTTTGCGGTTTGTAAAAACGCAAGAGTGTCCATCCCTTCCAAAGTATATCCAATTGTTTCATGCACGAGAGGTCTTTGA